From Ignavibacteriota bacterium, the proteins below share one genomic window:
- the gatE gene encoding Glu-tRNA(Gln) amidotransferase subunit GatE, with amino-acid sequence MAFKPFSEMTDADYAAVGFRSGLEIHQQLLTTKKLFCRCPAGRYSEEYDAEILRHMRPTLSELGEYDGTALMEFKTKKEIIYLINRDTVCTYEMDDTPPFELNTDALDIALGIAMLYGCAMVDEIHIARKQYLDGSIPTGFQRTTIVGVDGSVPYKDRRINIVQLGLEEDACREVSDIGHRRTYRTDRLGMPLIETVTAPEMKTPAEVAEVAQLLRRVVRSTGLVRTGAGAAREDVNVSVAGGTRIEIKGVPRIPDIPLLTYNEAMRQWNLLRLRDELHTRGITRESFRSRTEDCTKLLRKTRYQPIRDAIAGGMFVHGVALYGFKDLLRWPTQIDTYFSREISDRVRVVACLTTLPNIIHSDSPGETLASSEWQMLRRTLGASEDDTIVLVWGSKQDVTTGASEVVLRAKEATIGVPSETRQALADGTNGFERILPGPERMYPDTDLPPLRITRDRLDRIRADVPEPVWERERWYHELRIPADCIEPLSISPFAPLFGRAVRDWGIDATAAAVTLIQLPKRVARQSGLVYAFTRDQMSEVLRAFRDGVLAREGLISTLAAIAGGAPFTHDSAPSPCTQKELEAVIHEASVSLQQNLRKPERRKAALMGMIMTRIRGRVPGKAVAALVEREWTEVQP; translated from the coding sequence ATGGCGTTCAAACCCTTCTCCGAAATGACCGATGCCGACTATGCGGCAGTCGGTTTCAGATCCGGCCTTGAGATCCACCAGCAACTCCTGACGACCAAAAAGCTCTTCTGCCGCTGCCCTGCCGGGCGGTACAGTGAAGAGTACGACGCGGAGATCCTCCGGCACATGCGTCCGACCCTCTCCGAACTCGGGGAGTACGACGGCACCGCACTGATGGAGTTCAAGACCAAGAAGGAGATCATCTACCTCATCAACCGCGACACCGTGTGCACGTATGAGATGGACGACACCCCACCGTTCGAACTCAACACCGACGCGCTGGATATCGCCCTCGGCATCGCGATGTTGTACGGATGCGCGATGGTGGACGAGATCCATATCGCACGCAAGCAGTATCTGGACGGCAGCATCCCCACAGGGTTCCAGCGGACGACCATCGTCGGCGTGGACGGGTCCGTCCCGTACAAAGACCGCAGGATCAACATCGTGCAACTCGGCCTGGAGGAAGATGCGTGCCGTGAGGTGAGCGATATCGGACACCGGCGCACATACCGGACCGACCGGTTGGGCATGCCCCTGATCGAGACCGTCACCGCCCCCGAGATGAAGACGCCGGCAGAGGTTGCCGAGGTAGCACAACTGCTCCGGCGCGTCGTGCGCAGCACGGGGCTCGTGCGCACGGGGGCCGGTGCTGCCCGCGAAGATGTGAATGTGAGCGTCGCGGGCGGTACGCGGATCGAGATCAAGGGCGTGCCCCGCATCCCGGACATCCCCCTGCTCACGTACAATGAAGCCATGCGGCAGTGGAACCTCCTGAGGCTCCGCGACGAGCTGCACACGCGCGGCATCACCCGGGAGTCCTTCCGTTCGCGGACCGAAGACTGCACGAAGCTTCTCCGGAAAACGCGGTATCAACCCATCCGCGATGCCATTGCGGGAGGGATGTTTGTGCACGGAGTGGCACTGTACGGCTTCAAGGACCTGCTGCGTTGGCCGACCCAGATAGACACCTATTTCTCGCGCGAGATCTCCGATCGAGTACGCGTGGTCGCCTGCCTCACCACGCTTCCCAACATCATCCATTCCGACAGTCCGGGAGAGACGCTGGCCTCATCGGAGTGGCAGATGCTCCGGCGGACACTGGGCGCGAGCGAAGACGACACGATCGTTCTCGTGTGGGGAAGCAAACAGGATGTCACGACCGGTGCGTCCGAGGTCGTTCTCCGCGCGAAAGAGGCGACCATCGGCGTCCCTTCGGAAACCCGCCAGGCACTTGCCGATGGAACGAACGGGTTCGAACGGATCCTGCCGGGGCCGGAACGCATGTATCCCGATACGGACCTTCCGCCGCTCCGGATCACGCGGGACCGCCTGGACCGGATCCGGGCTGACGTTCCCGAACCCGTCTGGGAGCGCGAGCGCTGGTACCATGAGCTCCGCATCCCGGCAGACTGCATCGAGCCCCTCAGTATCTCTCCGTTCGCTCCGCTCTTCGGACGGGCGGTCAGGGATTGGGGGATCGATGCGACAGCGGCGGCCGTCACCCTCATTCAACTGCCCAAACGTGTCGCACGGCAGTCGGGGCTGGTGTACGCATTCACGAGGGATCAGATGAGCGAGGTGCTTCGGGCGTTTCGTGATGGCGTGCTCGCGCGTGAGGGTTTGATCTCCACGCTCGCGGCGATCGCCGGAGGCGCACCGTTCACCCATGATTCCGCACCGTCGCCCTGCACCCAGAAAGAACTGGAGGCGGTCATCCATGAGGCCTCCGTCTCGCTCCAGCAGAACCTCCGGAAGCCGGAACGCCGCAAGGCAGCATTGATGGGGATGATCATGACCCGCATCCGGGGCCGGGTTCCCGGGAAAGCGGTCGCGGCATTGGTGGAACGAGAGTGGACGGAGGTGCAACCATGA